The Urbifossiella limnaea genome has a window encoding:
- a CDS encoding PSD1 and planctomycete cytochrome C domain-containing protein, producing the protein MPRSALALAAALLAATPAAAQEPDFNRDVRPILAGKCFKCHGPDDKSRKADLRLDDRAAALEALRPGNADASEVVKRIHSADPTEVMPPPAVKNALTAREKDILKRWIAAGARYDPHWAFTPVRRPPVPPAPAGAVVRNPIDNFVLAALAVRGLTPSAEADRPTLARRVFLDLIGLPPTPEEVGAFVNDAAPDAYERMVDRLLASPQYGERWARRWLDLARYADTNGYEKDRARSIWLYRDYVVRAMNADVPFDRFTIEQLAGDLLPNPTQDQLIATGFHRNTMLNEEGGIDPLEFRYHAMTDRVAVTGMVWFGLTVGCAQCHTHKFDPISHTEYYRLFAFLNNADEPMLDVFTPEQEQQRDRLRAKIGGLEAALPDRVPVAVREKQFAAWLAAERPKARKWTVLRPTALDAGPHTKLTVQPDGSILATGDPQKRDVYAATLPALPAGVTAVRIEALPHDSLPARGPGRAFYEGPFGDFLLSEFVLTAGGQRVTFAGTSESFAAMAKGANPTTAAQAIDGQQQSGWAATGREGTASQAVFVPAAALPASAATLELAFERHYSASLGRFRLAVTTAPGGAKASTLPAEVEELLTLPDDRLTADQRRTLLAAWAKAAPELKAARDEIDAARKQLPKPTTTLVFRERPADFPRETHRHHRGEFLQPKEPVTPGGLAVLPPVPAAAPQNRLTLARWLVSPDNPLTARVTVNRQWQALFGRGIVRTVDDFGYQGDAPSHPALLDWLAAEFAGPGGWSMKKLHRLIVTSATYRQASRAAPEQRSKDTENVWLSRGPRVRLEAEQIRDSLLRASGLLSAKMGGPGVFPPQPAGVATEGSYNGQPWTPSPGEDRYRRGLYTFTKRTAPFAMSATFDGPSGEACQARREVSNTPLQALTMLNDQVLTEAAQALGRRALAHPGDASAKAAHLFRIALARTPQAEDLAVLVRFHAAQRERFAADAARATAAAGPGDGPAVERAAWAAVARAVFNLDEFVNKE; encoded by the coding sequence ATGCCGCGGTCCGCGCTGGCGCTCGCCGCCGCCCTTCTTGCCGCCACGCCGGCCGCGGCGCAAGAGCCCGACTTCAACCGCGACGTGCGGCCGATCCTCGCCGGGAAGTGCTTCAAGTGCCACGGGCCGGACGACAAGAGCCGCAAGGCCGATCTGCGGCTCGACGACCGCGCCGCCGCCTTGGAGGCACTCCGCCCGGGTAACGCGGACGCCAGCGAAGTCGTGAAACGGATCCACTCCGCGGACCCCACCGAGGTGATGCCGCCGCCGGCGGTGAAGAACGCGCTTACGGCCCGCGAGAAGGACATCCTGAAGCGCTGGATCGCGGCCGGCGCCCGCTACGACCCGCACTGGGCGTTCACTCCGGTCCGCCGGCCGCCGGTGCCGCCGGCTCCTGCCGGGGCGGTGGTCCGCAACCCGATCGACAACTTCGTGCTCGCCGCTCTCGCCGTTCGCGGCCTCACGCCGTCCGCGGAAGCCGACCGGCCGACGCTCGCCCGCCGCGTGTTCCTCGACCTGATCGGCCTGCCGCCGACGCCCGAGGAGGTCGGTGCGTTCGTGAACGACGCCGCCCCCGACGCCTACGAGCGGATGGTGGACCGGCTGCTGGCGTCGCCGCAGTACGGCGAGCGCTGGGCGCGCCGCTGGCTCGACCTGGCCCGCTACGCCGACACCAACGGCTACGAGAAGGACCGCGCCCGCTCGATCTGGCTCTACCGCGACTACGTGGTCCGGGCGATGAACGCCGACGTGCCGTTCGACCGCTTCACGATCGAGCAGCTGGCCGGCGACCTGCTGCCGAACCCGACGCAGGACCAGTTGATCGCCACCGGCTTCCACCGCAACACGATGCTGAACGAGGAGGGCGGCATCGACCCGCTGGAGTTCCGCTACCACGCCATGACCGACCGCGTGGCCGTGACCGGTATGGTGTGGTTCGGTCTCACGGTCGGCTGTGCCCAGTGCCACACGCACAAGTTCGACCCGATCTCGCACACCGAGTACTACCGCCTCTTCGCGTTCCTGAACAACGCGGACGAGCCCATGCTGGACGTCTTCACGCCCGAACAAGAGCAGCAGCGCGACCGGCTGCGGGCAAAGATCGGCGGGCTGGAAGCCGCCCTGCCGGACCGCGTGCCCGTGGCCGTGCGCGAGAAGCAGTTCGCCGCGTGGCTCGCCGCCGAACGGCCGAAGGCCAGGAAGTGGACCGTGCTGCGGCCGACCGCGCTCGACGCCGGCCCGCACACCAAGCTGACCGTTCAGCCCGACGGCTCGATCCTGGCCACCGGCGACCCCCAAAAGCGCGACGTGTACGCGGCGACGCTTCCCGCGCTCCCGGCCGGCGTGACGGCGGTGCGAATCGAGGCGCTGCCGCACGACAGCCTTCCGGCGCGCGGCCCCGGTCGGGCGTTCTACGAGGGGCCGTTCGGAGACTTTCTGCTCAGCGAGTTCGTGCTCACCGCCGGGGGGCAGCGGGTGACGTTCGCCGGCACCAGCGAGTCGTTCGCCGCGATGGCGAAGGGGGCCAACCCCACGACCGCGGCGCAGGCGATCGACGGGCAGCAGCAGTCCGGCTGGGCGGCGACCGGCCGGGAGGGGACCGCGAGCCAGGCCGTGTTCGTTCCCGCCGCGGCACTGCCGGCGTCGGCCGCGACGCTGGAACTCGCTTTCGAGCGCCACTACTCGGCGAGCCTGGGCCGGTTCCGACTCGCGGTGACGACGGCGCCCGGCGGAGCGAAGGCGAGCACACTCCCGGCCGAGGTCGAGGAGTTGCTGACGCTTCCCGACGATCGCCTGACAGCCGACCAGCGCCGAACACTCCTGGCCGCGTGGGCGAAGGCGGCCCCCGAACTCAAGGCGGCGCGCGACGAGATCGACGCGGCCCGTAAGCAACTGCCGAAGCCGACGACGACGCTCGTGTTCCGCGAGCGGCCCGCCGACTTCCCGCGCGAGACGCACCGCCACCACCGCGGCGAGTTTCTTCAGCCGAAGGAACCGGTCACCCCCGGCGGTCTCGCAGTGTTACCCCCCGTGCCTGCTGCCGCGCCGCAGAACCGGCTCACGCTCGCCCGCTGGCTCGTCTCGCCCGACAACCCGCTGACCGCCCGCGTAACGGTGAACCGCCAGTGGCAGGCGTTGTTCGGCCGCGGCATCGTCCGCACCGTGGACGACTTCGGCTACCAGGGCGACGCCCCCTCGCACCCGGCGCTGCTGGACTGGCTCGCTGCGGAATTCGCCGGCCCCGGCGGCTGGTCTATGAAGAAGCTGCACCGCCTCATCGTCACGAGCGCGACCTACCGGCAGGCGTCGCGCGCGGCCCCCGAGCAGCGGTCGAAGGACACTGAGAATGTGTGGCTGAGCCGCGGCCCGCGCGTGCGGTTGGAGGCCGAGCAGATTCGCGATTCACTCCTGCGGGCGAGCGGGCTCCTCTCCGCGAAGATGGGCGGCCCCGGTGTGTTCCCGCCGCAACCGGCAGGGGTGGCGACCGAGGGGTCGTACAACGGCCAGCCGTGGACGCCGAGCCCGGGCGAGGACCGCTACCGCCGCGGGTTGTACACGTTCACGAAGCGCACCGCCCCGTTCGCCATGTCGGCGACGTTCGACGGGCCGAGCGGCGAGGCGTGCCAGGCCCGCCGCGAGGTGTCGAACACGCCGCTTCAGGCGCTCACGATGCTGAACGACCAGGTGCTGACGGAGGCCGCCCAGGCGCTCGGCCGACGGGCGCTCGCGCACCCCGGGGACGCGTCGGCGAAGGCCGCGCACCTGTTCCGCATTGCGCTGGCGCGGACGCCGCAGGCGGAGGACCTGGCGGTACTGGTGCGCTTCCACGCGGCGCAGCGCGAGCGATTCGCCGCGGACGCTGCCCGCGCCACGGCCGCGGCCGGGCCGGGCGACGGGCCGGCGGTGGAGCGAGCGGCGTGGGCCGCGGTCGCGCGGGCGGTGTTCAACCTGGACGAGTTCGTGAACAAGGAGTGA
- a CDS encoding c-type cytochrome: MRRLLLALVAAATAAGCDSPALTVDIAHIADATTARYPVRSDLMPVGDLGAPPRWYSAGAPPLRVLKLDAAAPDAEFVAQLKPKLGRAILDPEKDLTPELRKELAAFLDAAFGTPAAPVVRPVTVKDAEKLKVYEAYTEGRAGKSAAQATEEAATEAAAAVEQLGLTDAALARGAVLYRRWCAECHGPSGAGDGIHAVAGTAMPRDYRRGVFKFVTAFPPGTPRKGELGKPRKDDLRRSITNGLPGSMMPAFAQLTTADIDDLAGYVIHLSVRGEAEFDWMTRMIQLTKNPNEDDPDYSRALGQQTLALRVLLTLGNWGRAEANRIPVPPENTPTPTDRLASAARGFRVFTSTCASCHQNYGRTQQLKFDVWGTVVQPRNLTLGVYRGGRRGEDLYARVYAGIYASTMPDSKAKAGAVPADQPDAIWDAVHFLQALADPRDRMLLGQFDPTIRIE, encoded by the coding sequence ATGCGTCGCCTCCTCCTCGCGCTCGTCGCCGCCGCCACCGCCGCTGGGTGCGATAGCCCGGCTCTCACCGTCGACATCGCCCACATCGCGGACGCGACCACTGCCCGCTATCCCGTCCGCTCCGACCTGATGCCCGTCGGTGACCTCGGCGCCCCGCCGCGCTGGTACAGCGCCGGCGCGCCGCCGCTCCGCGTGCTGAAGCTCGACGCCGCCGCCCCGGACGCCGAGTTCGTGGCGCAGCTGAAGCCCAAGCTCGGCAGGGCGATCCTCGACCCCGAAAAGGATTTGACGCCGGAGCTACGGAAGGAGCTGGCCGCGTTCCTCGACGCCGCGTTCGGCACGCCCGCGGCCCCAGTCGTGCGCCCGGTGACGGTGAAGGACGCCGAGAAGCTAAAGGTTTACGAGGCGTACACCGAGGGCCGCGCGGGGAAGTCGGCCGCGCAGGCGACCGAGGAGGCGGCCACCGAGGCGGCGGCGGCCGTGGAGCAGCTGGGGCTGACGGACGCAGCGCTAGCCCGCGGCGCGGTGCTGTACCGCCGCTGGTGCGCCGAGTGCCACGGGCCGAGCGGGGCCGGCGACGGCATCCATGCTGTCGCGGGGACGGCGATGCCGCGCGACTACCGCCGCGGCGTGTTCAAGTTCGTGACCGCGTTCCCGCCCGGCACCCCGCGCAAGGGCGAACTCGGCAAGCCCCGCAAGGACGACCTCCGCCGCAGTATCACGAACGGCCTGCCGGGCTCGATGATGCCGGCGTTCGCGCAGCTCACCACGGCCGACATCGACGACCTGGCCGGGTACGTGATCCACCTCAGCGTCCGCGGCGAGGCCGAGTTCGACTGGATGACCCGGATGATCCAGCTGACGAAGAACCCGAACGAGGACGACCCCGACTACTCGCGCGCCCTCGGCCAGCAAACGCTAGCGCTGCGGGTGCTGCTGACGCTCGGCAACTGGGGCCGCGCGGAGGCGAACCGCATCCCGGTGCCGCCGGAGAACACGCCGACGCCGACGGACCGGCTGGCGTCCGCGGCCCGCGGCTTCCGCGTGTTCACGAGTACCTGCGCGAGCTGCCACCAAAACTACGGCCGGACGCAGCAGTTGAAGTTCGACGTGTGGGGCACGGTGGTGCAGCCGCGGAACCTGACGCTCGGGGTGTACCGCGGCGGCCGCCGCGGCGAAGACCTGTATGCCCGGGTGTACGCCGGCATTTATGCCTCGACGATGCCGGACTCGAAGGCGAAAGCGGGGGCGGTGCCGGCCGACCAGCCGGACGCGATCTGGGACGCGGTTCACTTCCTGCAAGCGCTCGCCGACCCGCGCGACCGGATGCTGCTGGGGCAGTTCGACCCGACGATTCGGATCGAGTAG
- a CDS encoding outer membrane protein assembly factor BamB family protein — protein MPRRAAVAVLLLAATAARGQQPLEPAVLRGDSPQTRKRLAEAEAKLLAGKAADAADDLQRVLDEAGDDLVGLDGKHFRPARLVAHGLLARLPADALKAYQNRVDAPAKLLLDAGARDRDPLPLWQLLDRYFVSRPAQDGGRLLGDLLFERGEFRAAELVWRRLLPDGSADLAHPTPPSDPAALRARVVLAVIFEHEFERAAEELKAFEARHAGAAGPVAGRNGPYAVTLRALLDSPPRLAPDAATGAWSTFGGGPDRAGRVTGPVPYRWPPTPTWRKPLVDANMAFLPGRLRPPTRHPVIVGGTVFVPGDRIQAFDLKTGDRTHSGGVRNLDTDAGGTLSAFAGRLFQRTGPAAVRPPEAKAGKADETALAAVARPDGSAPSALPLREAWKLPPPAAGENRGPAVWEGAPLAADGRLYAAFARFDGGRVAHALACYDPADAVTVPRPAWVTEVSDSPLSVGAEGRPRQELVTRAGRNVVLATNAGAVVAVDAATGKRAWGFAYPRAGKRANDASRSADPAPAVAAGGRVFVAPADADRVYALDAETGRAVWESAPVDGAQILGVTDGRVVITVTGPLRGARGLSVATGSHRPPEGWAQHDGGGQLTFGRGLVADGVVFWPTRSAGLALLNSATGYPLAPPLPSPLGPGGPVGNLAYADGVLVVVTATEVMGYVAEDRTPPPRSEPGPPRFDALLDGAERRLAACDRAGAEKLLLEAAKGSAAERARAAARLVLLTPPGTEEANLPPDVRALLTPSVRSEWLLTADGQFVTLRELLSRQAGRGTPARAPPAVQPVTPDVPFALGADARVRRMVPFPPATFPLSPVPGATSTHAFAASPQQITALPLAGGAPRRLPAADLFTHAADLGAGFVVAGPFAVAVYGAGDEAEWVFRLPTTDALPERPGRVPFRTGERRPPPHLSAFTLAGDWLLARVGEHHLVGLDLAGRRVGWVLGGHGRPRYEPVVFPGVPAFGPHLYAAGPLAAVQLSDGRRWFVNVATGCVCDRGGRSLDGSVPTGHGERTAGALWTAPPARLTGDRIAFSDGPGLVQVFRPSLDKTVWTYAATGDASLSGEPPRVRALGGDAFVLVRRNHGCELERLSSLDGTQAWEEPLFLDAGRIDLSAIDADASRLYVPVGERLRAFDKEDGSAAWSADLPKLRGAGGWHVRVGTEVVLAYPAEAIPDEPVADVWRRVVRSFARVPTAWRLPLLAETLADTWGERTVPVLLFDPETGELLKRVTLTARGPGVTAHAAGNAAVVVTGAGVTWLR, from the coding sequence ATGCCGCGCCGCGCCGCCGTCGCCGTCCTCCTCCTCGCCGCGACCGCGGCGCGCGGGCAGCAGCCGCTCGAGCCGGCGGTCCTCCGCGGCGACTCGCCGCAGACCCGCAAGCGGCTCGCGGAGGCCGAGGCGAAGCTCCTCGCGGGCAAGGCTGCCGACGCGGCCGACGACTTGCAGCGCGTGCTCGACGAGGCCGGCGACGACCTCGTCGGCCTGGACGGCAAGCACTTCCGCCCGGCCCGGCTGGTGGCCCACGGGCTCCTCGCTCGCCTCCCGGCCGACGCCCTGAAGGCGTACCAGAATCGCGTCGACGCACCGGCCAAGCTGCTCCTCGACGCCGGGGCGCGCGACCGCGACCCGCTCCCGCTCTGGCAGCTGCTCGACCGATACTTCGTGTCGCGGCCCGCACAAGACGGCGGGCGGCTGCTCGGCGATTTGCTCTTCGAGCGGGGCGAGTTCCGCGCCGCGGAGTTGGTGTGGCGCCGGCTCCTCCCCGACGGCAGCGCCGACCTGGCGCACCCGACGCCGCCGTCGGACCCGGCGGCGCTGCGGGCACGGGTGGTGCTCGCGGTCATCTTCGAGCACGAGTTCGAACGCGCGGCCGAGGAACTGAAGGCGTTCGAGGCGCGGCACGCGGGCGCGGCCGGGCCGGTCGCGGGCCGAAACGGGCCGTACGCCGTGACGCTGCGGGCGCTGCTCGACAGCCCGCCGCGGCTGGCGCCGGACGCGGCGACCGGCGCGTGGTCGACGTTCGGCGGCGGCCCCGACCGCGCCGGCCGCGTTACCGGGCCGGTGCCGTACCGATGGCCGCCGACGCCGACCTGGCGCAAGCCGCTCGTGGACGCCAACATGGCGTTCCTCCCCGGCCGCCTCCGCCCGCCGACGCGGCACCCGGTCATCGTCGGTGGCACGGTGTTCGTGCCCGGCGACCGGATCCAGGCGTTCGACCTGAAGACCGGCGACCGCACTCACAGCGGCGGTGTGCGGAACCTCGACACCGACGCCGGCGGCACGTTGTCGGCGTTCGCCGGCCGGCTGTTCCAGCGGACCGGGCCGGCGGCGGTGCGGCCGCCCGAGGCGAAGGCCGGGAAGGCGGACGAGACCGCCCTCGCCGCAGTCGCCCGGCCGGACGGGTCGGCGCCGAGCGCCCTGCCGTTGCGGGAGGCGTGGAAACTGCCGCCGCCCGCCGCCGGCGAGAACCGCGGGCCGGCCGTGTGGGAGGGTGCCCCGCTCGCGGCCGACGGCCGGTTGTACGCCGCGTTCGCCCGGTTCGACGGCGGCCGGGTGGCGCACGCGCTGGCGTGCTACGACCCCGCCGACGCCGTCACCGTCCCGCGCCCGGCGTGGGTGACGGAGGTGAGTGACAGTCCGTTGTCGGTGGGGGCCGAGGGCCGGCCGCGGCAGGAGTTGGTGACGCGGGCCGGGCGGAACGTGGTGCTGGCGACGAACGCCGGGGCGGTGGTGGCGGTGGACGCTGCGACCGGGAAGCGGGCGTGGGGCTTCGCCTACCCGCGGGCGGGGAAGCGGGCCAACGACGCCAGCCGCTCGGCCGACCCGGCGCCGGCGGTCGCGGCCGGCGGGCGGGTGTTCGTCGCCCCCGCAGACGCCGACCGGGTGTACGCCCTCGACGCCGAGACAGGCCGCGCGGTGTGGGAGAGCGCGCCCGTCGACGGGGCGCAGATTCTCGGCGTGACTGACGGCCGCGTCGTGATAACGGTCACCGGGCCGCTCCGCGGCGCCCGCGGGCTGAGCGTGGCCACCGGCTCGCACCGGCCGCCGGAGGGCTGGGCGCAGCACGACGGCGGCGGCCAGTTGACGTTCGGCCGCGGCCTCGTTGCCGACGGCGTCGTCTTCTGGCCGACGCGGTCGGCCGGGCTGGCGTTGCTGAATTCGGCTACCGGCTACCCGCTGGCGCCGCCGCTGCCGTCGCCGCTCGGGCCGGGGGGCCCGGTCGGGAATCTGGCGTACGCCGACGGCGTGCTCGTCGTGGTGACCGCGACGGAGGTGATGGGCTATGTCGCCGAGGACCGCACGCCACCGCCGCGCTCCGAGCCCGGCCCGCCGCGGTTCGACGCCCTCCTGGACGGTGCCGAGCGCCGGCTCGCCGCCTGCGACCGTGCGGGCGCCGAGAAACTGCTGCTCGAAGCGGCGAAGGGCTCCGCCGCGGAGCGCGCCCGCGCCGCGGCTCGTCTCGTCTTGCTGACACCGCCGGGGACTGAAGAAGCGAACCTGCCCCCGGACGTGCGTGCGCTCCTCACCCCGTCCGTTCGATCGGAATGGCTCCTGACCGCCGACGGGCAGTTCGTCACGCTCCGCGAACTGCTGTCGCGCCAGGCCGGCCGCGGCACCCCGGCTCGCGCTCCGCCTGCGGTTCAACCGGTCACCCCGGACGTACCCTTCGCGCTCGGCGCCGACGCCCGCGTCCGCCGAATGGTGCCGTTCCCGCCGGCGACGTTCCCCCTTTCCCCCGTCCCGGGCGCGACCAGCACCCACGCCTTCGCCGCGAGCCCGCAACAGATCACCGCCTTGCCGCTCGCCGGCGGCGCGCCGCGCCGGTTGCCCGCGGCCGATCTATTCACGCACGCCGCCGACCTCGGCGCCGGCTTCGTCGTCGCGGGACCGTTCGCGGTGGCCGTGTACGGCGCCGGCGACGAAGCCGAGTGGGTGTTCCGCCTACCCACCACCGACGCGCTCCCGGAGCGCCCCGGCCGCGTGCCGTTCCGCACCGGCGAGCGCCGCCCGCCGCCGCACCTGTCGGCGTTCACGCTAGCCGGCGACTGGCTCCTCGCCCGCGTCGGCGAGCACCACCTCGTCGGCCTCGACCTCGCCGGCCGGCGCGTCGGCTGGGTGCTCGGCGGGCACGGCCGGCCGCGGTACGAGCCGGTCGTATTCCCGGGCGTGCCGGCGTTCGGGCCGCACCTGTACGCCGCGGGGCCGCTCGCCGCGGTGCAACTGTCCGACGGCCGGCGGTGGTTCGTCAACGTGGCGACGGGTTGCGTCTGCGACCGCGGCGGCCGCTCGCTCGACGGCTCGGTGCCGACCGGCCACGGCGAGCGCACGGCCGGGGCGCTGTGGACGGCGCCGCCGGCGCGGTTGACCGGCGACCGGATCGCTTTTTCGGACGGGCCGGGGCTCGTGCAGGTGTTCCGGCCGTCGCTCGACAAAACGGTCTGGACGTATGCCGCGACCGGCGACGCGAGTTTGAGCGGCGAGCCGCCGCGCGTCCGGGCGCTCGGCGGCGACGCCTTCGTGCTCGTCCGCCGCAACCACGGCTGCGAGTTGGAGCGGTTGTCGTCGCTCGACGGCACGCAGGCCTGGGAGGAACCACTCTTCCTGGACGCGGGTCGCATCGACCTGTCGGCGATCGACGCGGACGCTTCACGGCTGTACGTGCCGGTCGGCGAGAGGCTGCGAGCGTTCGACAAGGAGGACGGCTCGGCCGCGTGGTCGGCCGACCTACCGAAGCTGCGCGGCGCCGGTGGCTGGCACGTGCGGGTGGGAACCGAGGTGGTGCTGGCTTACCCCGCGGAGGCGATCCCCGATGAGCCGGTGGCCGACGTGTGGAGGCGCGTCGTGCGGTCATTCGCACGCGTGCCGACGGCGTGGCGGCTGCCGCTGTTGGCCGAGACGCTCGCCGACACCTGGGGCGAGCGAACGGTGCCGGTGTTGCTGTTCGACCCCGAGACGGGCGAGTTGTTGAAGCGCGTGACGCTGACCGCCCGCGGCCCCGGGGTGACGGCGCACGCCGCGGGGAACGCGGCGGTGGTGGTCACCGGCGCCGGGGTGACGTGGTTGCGGTAG
- a CDS encoding 2Fe-2S iron-sulfur cluster-binding protein, with translation MPMLTVEGTAPVDVPAGKRLVLALTDEAGVDQLHACGGNARCTTCRVEFVSGEPDQITEAEKAVLAAKGLTGVRLSCQMTCDADMTVRLISRLAGSGRADAGKRPTDDIAPPPAWTTK, from the coding sequence ATGCCGATGTTGACCGTCGAAGGAACCGCCCCCGTGGACGTGCCGGCCGGCAAGCGGCTGGTACTGGCGCTCACCGACGAGGCTGGTGTCGACCAGTTACACGCCTGCGGCGGCAACGCCCGCTGCACGACGTGCAGGGTTGAGTTCGTGTCCGGTGAGCCGGACCAGATCACGGAGGCGGAGAAGGCGGTTTTGGCGGCGAAGGGGCTGACCGGCGTGCGGCTGAGTTGCCAGATGACGTGCGACGCCGACATGACGGTGCGGCTGATCTCGCGGCTGGCTGGCAGCGGCCGGGCCGACGCCGGCAAGCGGCCGACGGACGACATCGCCCCCCCGCCGGCGTGGACGACGAAGTGA
- a CDS encoding M6 family metalloprotease domain-containing protein gives MTRTTLASAALLAAVVAAVAADPLPVAPPPRPGVDLTGYRTVADAVKADPKLFAASASAAPTAAGYLGLLVVGKDGQAVVDAVEPDSPAEAAGLKVGDVVAAIDGTRYTSPTAVQDALRSRLAGESVKLAVDRGSKTVQVAATLKATTRPLAAAGRAVLGIQLGASKGAGVKLTDVTAGGPAAAAGLKAGDVIVKIDGKDVDGDTAFRDLMADRRPGDRINVLAERDGKRVEAQPTLIAEGVIQPGPGGRGGWDDRIPSAWKKGTYRLAIVGVEYPDVKHNPTITDADWEASLFSLGTYTDRNATGEKVHGSMHDYYKEISYGKLHLEGKFLGWMQMSKKRSEYTSGVGAGIEQREKLALLTESLTKLTDKKKDALDGFDGMFFIYAGGRVPNVARSTIYWPHRANVTFGGKRWPYFIVDEGGSKMRNISVFCHEFGHMLGLPDLYARPELPGSEGVGVWCAMSNQVDTGKPQHFSAWCREQLGWVKPTLIDPRVKQKLVLGPIEDDPTQCVKVAVRADGSEYFLLENRQKKGFDESLPASGLLVWRVVNGRPILEESHGVEGASGPRVYLGSVPYPSQSNTAFTPYTVPSSRSQLGGGLPVHVTNIRRLPDGRITFHIGYEYQ, from the coding sequence ATGACACGCACCACGCTCGCCTCCGCGGCGCTGCTCGCCGCCGTCGTCGCCGCCGTCGCGGCCGACCCGCTCCCCGTCGCCCCGCCGCCGCGCCCCGGGGTCGATCTCACCGGCTACCGCACCGTCGCCGACGCCGTGAAGGCCGACCCCAAACTGTTCGCCGCCAGCGCGTCCGCCGCCCCGACCGCCGCCGGCTACCTCGGCCTGCTCGTCGTCGGCAAGGACGGCCAGGCCGTCGTCGACGCGGTGGAGCCGGACTCGCCGGCCGAGGCCGCCGGACTGAAAGTGGGCGACGTCGTCGCCGCCATCGACGGCACCCGCTACACGTCGCCGACTGCGGTTCAGGACGCGCTCCGGTCGCGCCTGGCCGGCGAGTCGGTGAAATTGGCCGTGGACCGCGGGAGCAAGACCGTCCAGGTGGCCGCCACGCTGAAGGCCACGACCCGCCCGCTGGCCGCCGCCGGCCGGGCCGTCCTCGGCATCCAGCTGGGCGCGTCGAAGGGTGCGGGCGTGAAGCTGACCGACGTGACCGCCGGCGGCCCGGCGGCCGCGGCCGGCCTGAAGGCCGGCGACGTGATCGTGAAGATCGACGGCAAGGACGTGGACGGCGACACCGCCTTCCGCGACCTGATGGCCGACCGCCGGCCCGGCGACCGGATCAACGTGCTGGCCGAGCGCGACGGCAAGCGCGTCGAGGCCCAGCCGACGCTCATCGCGGAGGGCGTGATTCAGCCCGGCCCCGGGGGGAGGGGCGGGTGGGACGACCGGATTCCGTCGGCGTGGAAGAAGGGCACCTACCGCCTGGCGATCGTCGGCGTCGAGTACCCCGACGTGAAGCACAACCCGACGATCACCGACGCCGACTGGGAAGCGTCGCTGTTCAGCCTGGGGACGTACACCGACCGCAACGCCACCGGCGAGAAGGTGCACGGCAGCATGCACGACTATTACAAGGAAATCAGCTACGGCAAGCTGCACCTGGAGGGGAAGTTCCTGGGCTGGATGCAGATGTCGAAGAAGCGGTCGGAGTACACGTCCGGCGTCGGGGCCGGGATCGAGCAGCGCGAGAAGCTGGCCCTGCTGACCGAGTCGCTGACCAAGCTGACCGACAAGAAGAAGGACGCCCTCGACGGCTTCGACGGCATGTTCTTCATCTACGCCGGCGGGCGGGTGCCGAACGTGGCCCGGTCGACGATCTACTGGCCGCACCGGGCGAACGTGACGTTCGGCGGGAAGCGGTGGCCGTACTTCATCGTGGACGAGGGCGGCTCGAAGATGCGGAACATCAGCGTGTTCTGCCACGAGTTCGGCCACATGCTCGGCCTCCCGGACCTGTACGCCCGGCCGGAACTCCCCGGCTCGGAGGGCGTGGGGGTGTGGTGCGCGATGTCGAACCAGGTGGACACGGGTAAGCCGCAGCACTTCTCGGCGTGGTGCCGCGAGCAACTCGGGTGGGTGAAGCCGACGCTGATCGACCCGCGGGTGAAACAGAAGCTGGTGCTGGGGCCGATCGAGGACGACCCCACGCAGTGCGTGAAGGTGGCGGTGCGGGCCGACGGCAGCGAGTACTTCCTGCTGGAGAACCGCCAGAAGAAGGGGTTCGACGAGTCGCTGCCGGCGAGCGGGCTGCTGGTGTGGCGCGTGGTGAACGGCCGGCCGATCCTGGAGGAGTCGCACGGGGTGGAGGGCGCGAGCGGGCCGCGGGTGTACCTGGGCTCGGTGCCGTACCCGAGCCAGTCGAACACGGCGTTCACGCCGTACACGGTGCCGAGCAGCCGCAGCCAACTCGGTGGCGGCCTGCCGGTCCACGTGACGAACATCCGCCGCCTGCCGGACGGGCGGATCACCTTCCACATCGGGTACGAGTACCAGTAA